Proteins encoded in a region of the Isosphaeraceae bacterium EP7 genome:
- a CDS encoding sigma-70 family RNA polymerase sigma factor gives MPTRMRRSEIEMTVDDRSKSPVVEELEWSAVEACRQYLTLIANRQISPSLRAKEGASDLVQETMMLAQRKLVAVRCESPAQLQAWLRRVLFNKLRNFRRSYYALQKQNLYREVRYEPGGAYDPVATSTTPQDVASRSELRRALLAAIDKLNPRDREVFSWRHEEGCSFEVIGRRLGIGADGGRKAWARAIAKLRGDLEPFFDEPT, from the coding sequence ATGCCGACACGCATGCGACGCTCCGAGATCGAGATGACTGTGGACGACCGTTCGAAGTCTCCCGTCGTCGAGGAGCTGGAATGGTCGGCCGTCGAGGCGTGTCGGCAATATCTGACGCTGATCGCCAATCGTCAAATCAGCCCGAGCCTGCGAGCCAAGGAAGGGGCCTCCGACCTGGTCCAGGAAACGATGATGCTCGCCCAGCGGAAGCTGGTCGCGGTCCGGTGCGAGTCGCCTGCCCAGTTGCAAGCATGGCTGAGGCGGGTCCTCTTCAACAAGCTGAGGAATTTCCGCCGCAGCTACTACGCCCTTCAGAAGCAGAACCTGTACCGCGAAGTTCGATACGAGCCGGGTGGGGCTTACGACCCGGTGGCGACCTCGACGACCCCGCAGGATGTGGCTTCGCGAAGCGAGTTGAGGCGGGCGCTGCTAGCGGCCATCGACAAGTTGAACCCGCGCGACCGCGAGGTCTTCAGCTGGCGGCATGAGGAAGGTTGCAGCTTCGAGGTCATCGGACGACGGCTCGGGATCGGCGCCGACGGCGGTCGGAAGGCCTGGGCGAGAGCGATCGCCAAGCTGCGCGGTGACCTGGAGCCGTTCTTTGATGAGCCCACCTGA
- the fhcD gene encoding formylmethanofuran--tetrahydromethanopterin N-formyltransferase — translation MSLSIDGVEIVDTFAEAFPMTAARAILTADTPRWAATAARVMTGYGTSVIGCDAEAGVERMMDEAETPDGRPGVSVLLFGFSRDALEKAMINRVGQCVMTCPTSACYNGLALTDKSIKVGGALRYFGDGWQISKRLPDGRRFWRIPVMDGEFTCEDLFGTVKGVAGGNLIIAGVDGPTTLAAAEAAVEAIGRIGGGMILPFPGGIARSGSKVGSKYKGLRASSNAAFSPTLRGLVTSELPDAAGAAYEIVIDGLDLDAVGRATAVGVRAACLPGILRVTSGNYGGKLGPHHLRLHDVLAKF, via the coding sequence ATGAGCCTGAGTATCGACGGAGTCGAGATCGTCGACACCTTCGCCGAGGCCTTCCCGATGACGGCGGCCCGCGCCATCCTGACGGCGGACACCCCGAGATGGGCGGCCACCGCTGCGCGGGTGATGACCGGCTACGGTACGAGCGTCATCGGCTGCGACGCCGAGGCGGGCGTCGAGCGCATGATGGACGAAGCCGAGACGCCCGACGGCCGCCCCGGGGTTTCGGTCTTGCTCTTCGGGTTCAGCCGGGATGCCCTGGAAAAGGCGATGATCAACCGGGTGGGGCAGTGTGTGATGACCTGCCCGACCAGCGCTTGCTACAACGGCCTTGCCCTGACCGACAAGTCGATCAAGGTGGGGGGGGCACTCCGATATTTCGGCGACGGCTGGCAGATCTCCAAACGCCTGCCCGACGGCCGGAGGTTCTGGCGGATCCCGGTGATGGACGGGGAGTTCACCTGCGAGGACCTGTTCGGCACCGTGAAGGGTGTGGCCGGCGGCAACCTGATCATCGCCGGAGTGGACGGCCCGACGACCCTTGCCGCGGCCGAGGCTGCCGTCGAGGCCATTGGCCGGATTGGCGGCGGCATGATCCTGCCGTTCCCTGGGGGAATTGCGCGGTCGGGCTCGAAGGTCGGGAGTAAGTACAAAGGACTGAGGGCCAGCAGCAATGCCGCCTTCTCGCCGACCTTGCGGGGGTTGGTCACATCGGAACTGCCCGATGCGGCTGGGGCGGCCTACGAGATCGTCATCGACGGTTTGGACCTGGACGCAGTCGGTCGAGCCACGGCCGTCGGGGTCCGTGCCGCCTGCCTGCCTGGCATCTTGCGCGTGACCTCGGGGAACTATGGCGGCAAGCTTGGTCCACACCATCTCCGCCTGCATGATGTTTTAGCTAAATTTTGA
- a CDS encoding formylmethanofuran dehydrogenase subunit A — protein sequence MDWIGGGEPGMGVLRIKGGTVYDPARGVDGIVADVWIVDGRVVPSPDDPGARADLTIDARGDAVMPAGVDLHCHIAGPKVNAARIMRPEEARVAPEPRAGSMRSGTLGSVPSTFTTGYRYAGLGYATAVDAAVPALGARHAHQELDDTPVIDKAMLILMGNNHYAMDRIREGARGRLKDYLAWVLGATRGYGLKVVNPGGVETWKQGKGTLAGLDDTVDGFGVSPRQILTEIARASTELGLPHPLHLHGLNLGVPGNAGITLETLKAMDGLRAHFAHIQFHSYSGEPGDLNKFGSGVPELADWVNTHEGVSVDVGQLVFGETTSMTADGAVGQFLHELTGRKWYSSDVEMETGCGVVPITYEDTNAVHALQWAIGLEWYLRVDDPWRVVMSTDHPNGGSFLAYPQVIALLMDRGLRTEMLDRLPASVRDRCGLGELSREYSLSEIAIITRAGPARLLGLDRKGHLGPGADGDVTIYRPDVDKRRMFSLPRYLIKAGRVVLDDGALRDVPTGQTLHAAPGYDEAEVGPIGDWFREHYSMSFANYPLADDELPNARALTRETGGPR from the coding sequence ATGGACTGGATTGGCGGGGGTGAGCCGGGCATGGGCGTTCTGCGGATCAAGGGCGGGACGGTCTACGACCCGGCCAGAGGTGTCGACGGGATTGTGGCGGATGTCTGGATCGTCGACGGCCGGGTGGTGCCGTCTCCCGACGATCCGGGAGCCCGTGCGGACCTGACGATCGATGCCAGGGGTGATGCGGTGATGCCCGCCGGGGTCGACCTGCATTGCCACATCGCCGGCCCGAAAGTCAACGCTGCCCGCATCATGCGCCCTGAGGAGGCTCGGGTTGCGCCGGAACCTCGGGCGGGGTCGATGCGGTCGGGCACCCTGGGCAGCGTGCCGAGCACGTTCACGACGGGCTACCGCTACGCTGGCCTTGGCTATGCGACCGCCGTGGACGCCGCCGTGCCAGCCCTGGGGGCGAGGCATGCGCACCAGGAGCTGGATGACACGCCGGTCATCGACAAGGCGATGCTCATCCTGATGGGCAACAACCATTACGCGATGGACCGGATCCGCGAGGGGGCCCGGGGCCGGTTGAAGGATTATCTGGCCTGGGTACTGGGCGCGACTCGAGGGTATGGCCTGAAGGTGGTCAATCCGGGCGGAGTCGAGACCTGGAAGCAGGGCAAAGGGACGCTGGCCGGCCTGGATGATACGGTCGACGGCTTCGGCGTCAGTCCCAGGCAGATCCTGACCGAGATCGCGCGGGCCTCGACCGAGCTCGGGCTGCCGCATCCGCTGCACTTGCATGGCCTGAACCTGGGGGTGCCGGGCAACGCCGGGATCACCCTGGAGACCTTGAAGGCGATGGATGGCCTGCGGGCCCACTTCGCTCACATCCAGTTCCACAGTTATTCGGGCGAGCCGGGCGACCTCAACAAGTTCGGGTCGGGGGTGCCGGAACTGGCCGACTGGGTGAACACCCATGAGGGGGTGAGCGTCGACGTGGGCCAGTTGGTCTTCGGCGAGACGACCAGCATGACGGCGGATGGCGCCGTCGGGCAGTTCCTCCACGAGCTGACCGGCCGAAAGTGGTACTCCTCCGACGTGGAGATGGAGACGGGCTGCGGCGTGGTGCCGATCACCTACGAGGACACGAACGCCGTCCATGCCCTCCAGTGGGCGATCGGCCTGGAGTGGTATCTGCGGGTCGATGATCCCTGGAGGGTGGTGATGAGCACCGATCACCCCAACGGAGGGTCGTTCCTGGCCTATCCCCAGGTGATCGCGCTGCTGATGGACCGAGGACTCCGCACGGAGATGCTCGACCGCCTGCCCGCGTCGGTCCGGGACCGCTGCGGGCTGGGGGAGCTGAGCCGCGAGTACAGCCTCTCGGAAATCGCGATCATCACCAGGGCCGGGCCGGCCAGGCTCCTTGGCCTGGACCGCAAGGGGCACCTGGGTCCCGGGGCCGACGGCGACGTGACCATCTACAGGCCCGATGTCGACAAGCGGCGGATGTTCAGCCTGCCGCGTTACCTGATCAAGGCAGGACGCGTCGTTCTGGACGATGGAGCTCTGCGCGACGTACCGACGGGGCAGACCCTGCACGCGGCCCCTGGTTACGACGAGGCCGAGGTCGGGCCGATCGGCGATTGGTTTCGAGAGCACTACTCGATGTCCTTCGCCAACTACCCGCTTGCCGACGACGAGTTGCCCAACGCTCGGGCACTGACGCGCGAGACGGGGGGACCGAGATGA
- a CDS encoding formylmethanofuran dehydrogenase subunit B — MSTPNQSGPEKVGREDREVTDVTCLGCGCLCDDLSVIVRDGQVVEVARACAIGRALFLSGGGRRPLATIDGVEVGSDAAIAEAARILAGASAPVVFGLSGSTLEAQRLAVGLADRIGGAVDHAHSSRARLQAIQRIGRVTATLGEVKNRADVVVFWACDPVTTHPRHLERYSVEPAGRFIPEGRAGRVLLVADDRPTPTSELADTLLPVADDRQFEVLWTLRALLRGVPLDAAGVLEATGLSLESLQGWLERLKAARYGVFFHDDRLTSQGTATVEAAYSLVRDLNAGRRFVTLGLGGPGNPAGAEAVLGWQAGFASAVSFESGAPTSDLGVTSARERLERGEADALLVLGDCGTIPVGVIGRIPTIVIGPDATTSPAALGASVAIDAARPGLEGGGTVARVDGVMLPLRPPLGGTVPTEADRLERLLASLPVA, encoded by the coding sequence ATGTCCACGCCGAACCAGAGCGGGCCCGAGAAGGTCGGCCGAGAGGATCGGGAGGTGACGGACGTCACCTGCCTGGGCTGCGGTTGCCTGTGCGACGACCTGAGCGTGATCGTCAGGGATGGGCAGGTGGTCGAGGTGGCGCGGGCCTGCGCGATCGGGCGGGCACTATTCCTGTCGGGGGGGGGGCGGCGTCCCCTGGCCACGATCGACGGGGTGGAGGTCGGGTCGGACGCGGCAATCGCCGAGGCGGCGAGGATCCTGGCCGGAGCGTCGGCGCCGGTGGTCTTCGGGCTCTCGGGCTCGACCCTGGAAGCACAACGCCTGGCGGTGGGCCTGGCCGATCGGATCGGCGGCGCGGTCGACCACGCCCATTCTTCGAGGGCCCGCTTGCAGGCAATCCAGCGCATCGGGCGGGTCACGGCCACCCTTGGCGAGGTCAAGAACCGGGCCGACGTCGTCGTCTTCTGGGCGTGCGACCCGGTCACCACGCATCCCAGGCATCTCGAACGCTATTCGGTCGAGCCGGCCGGGCGGTTCATACCCGAGGGTCGAGCCGGCCGGGTCCTTCTCGTGGCCGATGATCGCCCGACGCCCACCTCCGAGCTCGCCGACACGCTCCTTCCGGTGGCCGATGATCGCCAGTTCGAGGTGCTCTGGACCCTGCGGGCCTTGCTGAGGGGCGTGCCCCTTGATGCCGCCGGTGTGTTGGAGGCGACCGGCCTCTCGCTGGAGTCGCTCCAGGGCTGGCTGGAGCGTCTGAAGGCGGCTAGATATGGCGTTTTCTTTCACGATGACCGGCTGACGTCTCAGGGCACAGCGACGGTCGAGGCGGCTTATTCCCTGGTTCGCGACCTGAACGCGGGCCGACGCTTCGTGACGCTGGGGCTGGGAGGGCCGGGCAACCCTGCGGGGGCCGAGGCGGTCCTGGGCTGGCAGGCCGGCTTTGCCTCGGCCGTCAGCTTCGAGTCGGGCGCGCCGACCTCTGACCTCGGGGTCACTTCGGCACGCGAGCGGCTGGAGCGGGGCGAGGCCGATGCCCTGCTGGTCCTGGGCGATTGCGGGACGATCCCGGTCGGCGTCATCGGCAGGATCCCGACGATCGTGATCGGCCCGGATGCCACGACGAGCCCGGCGGCCCTGGGAGCGAGCGTTGCGATCGATGCCGCCAGGCCGGGATTGGAGGGGGGCGGGACGGTCGCGAGGGTCGACGGCGTGATGCTACCGCTGCGGCCACCCCTGGGCGGAACGGTGCCCACCGAAGCCGACCGTCTCGAGCGGCTGCTCGCCAGCCTGCCGGTTGCCTGA
- a CDS encoding PhoPQ-activated protein PqaA family protein, which yields MRRCRFSSLAVAIAAGFVAFQGAARARADLDEYVKKPDAAFAWTVEESRETPAGSSKRLKLTSQVWQGITWGHRLQVFTANEAKTKDTMLLFITGGGVGNIDSKSSPQDDVLGFNLSKLTGARVAVLSQVPNQPLLGDKSEDTLIAETFVRYLETKDKNWPLLFPMVKSAVRAMDALQALARDEKAPEVSHFVVTGASKRGWTTWLTSAFDPRVIACAPMVIDTLNMKAQFDHAKKMWGEQSEEIGDYTGRGLTEQFDTVDGKKLWTMVDPFSYRHRLSLPKLIINGTNDPYWTLDALNIYWGDLQGPKSVVYLPNAGHNLGENRDYALHGIGALFRHAVQGKTLPKLDWKHSNTGEGALKLTVSGDETPKSAKLWVARSATKDFRKSRWESVPMEGEGGNRSGVVARPDSGFIGLVGDLEFEIEGVSYHLSTQVRQAGATEKTDNKADPKAE from the coding sequence ATGCGTCGGTGTCGATTCTCATCGCTGGCGGTCGCCATCGCGGCCGGGTTCGTGGCCTTCCAGGGCGCTGCACGGGCCCGCGCGGACCTTGACGAGTACGTGAAAAAGCCCGATGCGGCCTTCGCCTGGACGGTCGAGGAGTCGAGGGAGACCCCCGCCGGCTCGAGCAAGCGTTTGAAGCTGACCTCGCAGGTCTGGCAGGGGATCACCTGGGGGCACCGGCTCCAGGTCTTCACCGCCAACGAGGCCAAGACCAAGGATACGATGCTGCTGTTCATCACCGGCGGCGGCGTCGGCAATATCGACAGCAAGTCGAGCCCTCAGGATGACGTGCTCGGGTTCAACCTGTCCAAGCTCACCGGGGCGCGTGTGGCCGTCCTCTCGCAGGTGCCCAACCAGCCGCTGCTGGGCGACAAGTCCGAGGATACCCTGATCGCCGAGACCTTCGTCCGCTACCTGGAGACGAAGGACAAGAACTGGCCCCTGCTCTTCCCCATGGTCAAGAGCGCCGTGCGAGCGATGGACGCCCTCCAGGCCCTGGCCCGCGACGAGAAGGCCCCCGAGGTCTCCCACTTCGTGGTCACCGGCGCCTCGAAGCGCGGCTGGACGACCTGGCTGACCTCCGCTTTTGATCCCCGCGTCATCGCCTGCGCCCCGATGGTCATCGATACCCTGAACATGAAGGCCCAGTTCGACCACGCCAAGAAGATGTGGGGCGAGCAGAGCGAGGAAATCGGCGATTACACCGGCAGGGGCCTGACCGAGCAGTTCGACACGGTCGACGGCAAGAAACTCTGGACGATGGTCGACCCCTTCAGCTATCGCCACCGCCTGAGCCTGCCCAAGCTCATCATCAACGGGACCAATGACCCTTATTGGACCCTCGACGCGCTGAACATTTACTGGGGCGACCTGCAGGGTCCCAAGTCGGTCGTGTATCTCCCCAATGCCGGGCACAACCTGGGCGAGAACCGCGACTACGCGCTGCATGGCATCGGCGCCCTCTTCCGACACGCCGTCCAGGGCAAGACCCTGCCGAAGCTCGACTGGAAGCATTCGAACACCGGCGAAGGGGCCCTGAAGCTGACCGTCTCCGGCGATGAGACGCCCAAGTCGGCGAAGCTCTGGGTGGCCCGGTCGGCGACCAAGGACTTCCGCAAGTCCCGTTGGGAATCCGTCCCCATGGAAGGTGAGGGGGGGAACCGTTCCGGCGTCGTTGCCCGTCCCGATTCCGGCTTCATCGGGCTGGTCGGCGACCTCGAATTCGAGATCGAGGGCGTCAGCTACCACCTCTCCACCCAGGTCCGCCAGGCCGGGGCTACCGAGAAAACCGATAACAAGGCCGACCCCAAGGCGGAATAA